In the genome of Acidimicrobiales bacterium, one region contains:
- a CDS encoding crotonase/enoyl-CoA hydratase family protein has product MADATPVAVEMTGDVAVIRIDDGKANALSPALIDEFVTALASTAAGPGAVVIAGRPGRFSAGFDLSVMTSGADAARSLLRDGTGLLLAMYSHPRPVVVAATGHALAAGALMLLAADLRIGAEGDFKIGLNEHAIGMPLPAFALELAADRLSRRHLTRATALAEIYDPAGAVDAGYLDETAADPVAEAITRATTISETIDMTAFAGTRARMRSALVDRVRAGLEEDLAKFSLSG; this is encoded by the coding sequence GTGGCTGATGCGACCCCCGTCGCGGTCGAGATGACCGGTGACGTCGCCGTGATCCGGATCGACGACGGGAAGGCGAACGCACTCTCACCGGCCCTGATCGACGAGTTCGTCACCGCCCTCGCTTCGACGGCGGCAGGGCCCGGTGCCGTGGTCATCGCAGGGAGACCGGGGCGTTTCTCGGCCGGCTTCGACCTCTCCGTCATGACGTCGGGAGCCGACGCGGCGCGGTCCCTGCTGCGCGACGGCACCGGGCTGCTCCTCGCCATGTACTCCCACCCCCGGCCCGTCGTGGTCGCCGCAACGGGCCACGCCCTGGCCGCGGGTGCGCTGATGTTGTTGGCGGCCGACCTGCGGATCGGCGCCGAGGGCGACTTCAAGATCGGCCTGAACGAACACGCCATCGGCATGCCGCTTCCGGCGTTCGCCCTGGAACTCGCCGCCGACCGACTCTCGCGCCGCCACCTCACCCGTGCCACGGCGCTCGCGGAGATCTACGACCCGGCTGGTGCGGTCGATGCCGGCTACCTCGACGAGACCGCGGCCGACCCCGTGGCCGAGGCGATCACCCGTGCCACGACCATCTCCGAGACCATCGACATGACCGCGTTCGCCGGAACCCGTGCACGGATGCGCAGCGCGCTCGTGGACCGGGTCCGGGCCGGACTCGAAGAAGACCTCGCGAAGTTCAGCCTGAGCGGCTGA
- a CDS encoding glutaredoxin domain-containing protein: MRDQIEAVEFYWRRGCGFCFALDRSLSKRGIPMDKHNIWEEPLAAEFVRSATNGAETVPTIRVGSVTLVNPSPKSVLAAIESEAPHLLPAEEVAESESPGLLARLLGRN, translated from the coding sequence TTGAGAGACCAGATCGAAGCCGTCGAGTTCTACTGGCGACGGGGGTGCGGGTTCTGCTTCGCGCTCGACCGCTCGCTGTCGAAGCGCGGCATCCCGATGGACAAGCACAACATCTGGGAGGAGCCACTGGCGGCGGAGTTCGTGCGCTCGGCGACCAACGGGGCCGAGACCGTACCGACGATCCGTGTCGGCTCCGTGACGCTCGTCAACCCGAGTCCCAAGAGCGTGCTGGCCGCCATCGAGAGCGAGGCGCCCCACCTCCTGCCCGCCGAAGAGGTCGCCGAGAGCGAATCCCCCGGGCTGCTCGCCCGTCTGCTCGGTCGCAACTGA
- a CDS encoding methyltransferase domain-containing protein, whose amino-acid sequence MGEQQMMRWNGEDGRRWASAADRRDEMLGPFLPPLLEAAAAVPGESVLDIGCGCGVTSFAAAAAVGATGRVVGADLSEPMLAVAAERATGSDLPLEFVRTDVATHTFDEAAFDVAISRFGVMFFDEPTAAFANIARAVKPGGRLAMAVWQPIADNEWLTVVRDAVLGSVEAVPDQPEGNDPFVFGDTEWLASMLTDSGWCDVACTGVTSSLHYGGPGTVADAVDMAVTSGVGKVVLGDADDATTARAREALAAAFAPRHDGTGVALDAAVWIVTARRAPART is encoded by the coding sequence ATGGGTGAACAGCAGATGATGCGCTGGAACGGTGAGGACGGTCGGCGCTGGGCCTCGGCCGCGGACCGACGTGACGAGATGCTCGGTCCCTTTCTACCTCCGCTGCTGGAGGCGGCGGCGGCCGTTCCCGGCGAGTCCGTCCTCGACATCGGCTGCGGGTGTGGTGTGACCTCGTTCGCGGCGGCCGCAGCCGTCGGAGCCACAGGTCGGGTCGTCGGCGCCGACCTCTCCGAACCGATGCTCGCGGTCGCCGCGGAGCGCGCAACCGGCTCCGATCTCCCGCTCGAGTTCGTCCGGACCGACGTGGCAACCCACACCTTCGACGAGGCTGCCTTCGACGTCGCCATCAGCCGCTTCGGCGTCATGTTCTTCGACGAGCCCACTGCGGCGTTCGCGAACATCGCCCGCGCGGTGAAGCCCGGCGGCCGTCTCGCGATGGCGGTGTGGCAACCGATCGCCGACAACGAGTGGCTCACGGTCGTCCGTGACGCCGTGCTCGGTTCAGTCGAGGCCGTCCCCGACCAGCCCGAGGGGAACGATCCGTTCGTCTTCGGCGACACGGAGTGGCTCGCTTCGATGCTCACCGACAGCGGCTGGTGCGACGTCGCGTGCACCGGTGTCACGTCGTCGCTGCACTACGGCGGACCCGGAACCGTGGCCGATGCGGTCGACATGGCGGTGACGAGCGGAGTCGGCAAGGTGGTGCTCGGCGATGCCGACGACGCGACGACGGCGCGGGCCCGGGAAGCGCTCGCCGCCGCCTTCGCGCCACGCCACGACGGAACCGGGGTCGCACTCGACGCGGCGGTCTGGATCGTCACGGCCCGGCGGGCGCCGGCCCGGACCTGA
- a CDS encoding TIGR03663 family protein has protein sequence MSLTTEDDDAPPPDEDLDGADGIDMADSGAGDGIDQPPGSGEGHGGLVADARLAWFTAVVTVAGLVMRLVDLGERPLHHDESLDAWFSWRWLNGTFDGYDPVYHGPLRFYITGGFYWIFGDSVTSARLISALTGTLIILLPWFLRHQIGHVAAGAASVALAVSPSFLYYSRFAREDAFFAFLTLGFFVTLLGFIRRPRWWHPSVGALWLAAMWGVKESVFFIIFIVGAFVLVAVAAEVLSGADRPDERPLPAEATVPAIAVVGLLVSLLIIEHLHQSVFAILGIYGAGLAALAAYAVRRSIDRGFDPRHTAVLGAVTRNGPLPWLLGLGVFLVAFGVIFTVFGTRPGDFVGGFTDGVEYWIDERDNNRGSEPWTYYIRAVPIYEWFFIGLALIGGRRAWRTRSFVGGFLAFAAIFSFVLHSWAGERMPWLILHPVLPMLLLAGLGVAEIVENRRRVGFAALGALAVAGLIGTAVISYHASFTRADDPRELLSQAGQATPDVTATVARFHALDRAMRAEFGQPATLAVDSSDTWPWAFYFRDVPYRLFDGAAGPAPEADMIIVSKANELTAAADLSGHVGEPIQLRWWWFPDYDTGGAADWWHYFVDRTIWDNDDLGAVDQIVYVRAAGVRLENRLAELAID, from the coding sequence GTGAGCCTCACCACCGAAGACGACGACGCACCGCCGCCTGACGAGGACCTCGACGGGGCGGACGGCATCGACATGGCCGACAGCGGCGCCGGGGACGGGATCGATCAGCCTCCCGGGTCCGGCGAGGGGCACGGTGGCCTCGTCGCCGACGCACGGCTCGCATGGTTCACGGCGGTCGTCACGGTGGCGGGCCTCGTCATGCGCCTCGTCGATCTCGGCGAGCGGCCGCTGCACCATGACGAGAGCCTCGACGCGTGGTTCTCGTGGCGGTGGCTGAACGGCACCTTCGACGGCTACGACCCCGTCTACCACGGCCCGCTGCGGTTCTACATCACCGGTGGCTTCTACTGGATCTTCGGCGACTCGGTGACGTCCGCCCGGTTGATCTCCGCGCTCACCGGGACCCTCATCATCCTCCTGCCGTGGTTCCTGCGCCACCAGATCGGCCACGTCGCCGCGGGTGCGGCATCGGTGGCCCTCGCCGTGAGTCCGTCGTTCCTCTACTACTCGCGCTTCGCCCGCGAGGACGCCTTCTTCGCCTTCCTCACGCTCGGCTTCTTCGTCACGCTGCTCGGATTCATCCGGCGGCCCCGCTGGTGGCACCCCTCGGTCGGGGCCCTGTGGCTCGCGGCCATGTGGGGCGTCAAGGAGTCGGTCTTCTTCATCATCTTCATCGTCGGCGCCTTCGTCCTGGTCGCCGTCGCCGCCGAGGTCCTCTCCGGGGCCGACCGTCCCGACGAGCGTCCACTGCCGGCAGAGGCGACCGTGCCGGCGATCGCCGTCGTGGGGCTCCTCGTGTCCCTCCTCATCATCGAACACCTCCACCAGTCGGTCTTCGCCATCCTCGGGATCTACGGGGCCGGTCTCGCCGCCCTCGCCGCGTACGCAGTTCGGAGGTCGATCGACCGGGGCTTCGATCCGCGCCACACCGCCGTGCTGGGTGCGGTCACGCGCAACGGCCCGTTGCCGTGGCTGCTGGGCCTGGGTGTGTTCCTCGTCGCCTTCGGCGTGATCTTCACCGTGTTCGGTACGCGGCCGGGTGATTTCGTCGGTGGTTTCACCGACGGCGTCGAGTACTGGATCGACGAACGTGACAACAACCGCGGTAGCGAGCCGTGGACCTATTACATCCGGGCCGTACCGATCTACGAGTGGTTCTTCATCGGCCTCGCGCTCATCGGCGGCCGGCGCGCCTGGCGGACGCGGAGCTTCGTCGGAGGCTTCCTCGCCTTCGCCGCCATCTTCAGCTTCGTCCTGCACTCGTGGGCGGGTGAGCGGATGCCGTGGCTGATCCTGCACCCGGTCCTCCCGATGCTCCTGCTGGCGGGTCTGGGAGTCGCCGAGATCGTCGAGAACCGCCGGCGCGTCGGGTTCGCTGCACTCGGAGCCCTCGCCGTTGCGGGGCTCATCGGCACCGCCGTCATCAGCTATCACGCGTCGTTCACCCGGGCCGACGACCCCCGTGAGCTCCTCTCCCAGGCCGGCCAGGCGACGCCGGACGTGACTGCCACCGTTGCCCGTTTCCACGCACTCGACCGGGCGATGCGGGCCGAGTTCGGGCAGCCGGCAACCCTCGCCGTGGACTCCTCGGACACCTGGCCGTGGGCGTTCTATTTCCGCGACGTCCCGTACCGGCTCTTCGACGGAGCAGCGGGGCCGGCCCCCGAAGCCGACATGATCATCGTTTCGAAGGCGAACGAGCTCACCGCCGCGGCTGACCTGTCGGGTCACGTCGGCGAGCCCATCCAGCTCCGGTGGTGGTGGTTCCCCGACTACGACACCGGCGGCGCGGCGGACTGGTGGCACTACTTCGTGGACCGCACGATCTGGGACAACGACGATCTCGGCGCCGTCGACCAGATCGTCTACGTGCGTGCCGCCGGGGTGCGCCTCGAGAACCGCCTCGCCGAACTCGCCATCGACTGA